TTGACACCGATAAAGATATCGCTAGAACCAATCGTCTCAGCCAACGCCAAGGCGAAGGAGAGGAAAATAGTGTTTCGGGCAGGTACGTAAGTGGTGGGAATGGTATCACTGAGTTCCCCAAGATCTCGATGATGGGGCACCCCAATGTCGTCCGTGAGGGCTGAGCCACCGAATATGCGCAGATCGATCGTCGTGATGACATGATTCACAACCCCCATTGACTGAGCAACGCGCCGAGCTGCTCGAAGCTCGATTGAGTGTCGTTGTCCGTAGTCGAAGCTGAGAGCATGTGGATCGTAACCCTGATGTTGAGCAATAGCTAGCACTGTTGTGGAATCGAGACCGCCACTGAGCAGTACTACCGCTGGTTGATTGTTCAAGCTTCCTCCTGGAGCCAGATGGTAGGCCTTTCCAGGCTAATCGGAGAGTGTTGGGACTAAGCAAAGACGACTACGTCGGACCGAGGTTAGTCATACCGTTCGGTGACTCGTTGCGTCCAGGTCAAGGTTGGCGAGATTGCCGCGAACAAGAGGTCGTGTGACTAGACATCGTGTATCCTCTGTGGACCGACTCTGTTGGTGAGGGTATCGTTAACCTGGTCTGCGGATCGTCACGCGACGGGAGCTCGAGAGTCCGGGTTGTCTATCTCGATTGTCCCGTCCCAGTGCCGAGGGGAGCGTGTTGGCTTACCGTCGACGTCGGCCTCTCCTGGGGCTAAGCACGGCGGCCAGGAGGATGCCCAGCGCGCCCAGGACGATAGGAAAACCGCGAAAGAGCTCAGCTCGAAACAGGGAGATTCCCGAGAGTTCAGTCAGTGGATCGTTCTGGAAACGACTTCGACTGCTTGCCTCTCTTCGTAATCGGAACTTGCCGATGACAGCGATGCCTCCTACTGTGATGGCAAGCAGTCCGATAGAGGTAGCTGCGGTTGGAAAAGCCAGCACGAGGATCAGGCCCGCGCCAAGGAGTAACTCAGCTGGTTTCGTGGCAAGGATGCTCGACTTCTGTGGTGTTGCATTGGCGTTGGTGGCATGGTAGCTAGCGCCGCCATATCCACCACCGTATCCGGCATCACTGTATCTGGCGCCCTGGCGATTCGCATCACCGTTGGGGTTTGTCCCTGTCTCGGAGCCGGCAGTTCCGTCAAGGCTCACGTTATAGGCTCGTCGAGCCTCGGGGTTCGAGAGCGTTGTCCATGCGTCATTGATGAGCTGGAAGAGGGCCGCCGAGCCGCCTTTATCCGGATGAACCTGGAGTGCGAGGCGGCGGTAGGCTGATTGAATTTCTTGCTGGCTGGCATCACGAGAGACACCGAGAACCTCGTAATACGTTCGATCAGCTGATCGTGCCACATGCCGATTCTAACCCAAATCGATGGTGCTCAACGTTTTAGGGTCAGGAACAAAGCCAAACCGAGATGATGTGACTGGAGTGACCCTCCTTCAGAGGCGCAACCAACTTGCTAGTGGTGTTGCTCAGCAGGCGGTCATGATCCATTAATACCGTGCGGTAGCGATCGATAGCCCATATCGACACACGGTGAGGATCGCCGGTAACCTCTCTCAGTTTTGTGAGCGTGCAGCTACCGACTCCAGCGCTCTAGCGCGGTAACTGGCCGCTAGGTCGAGGAGCTCCGTGATTCGGTATGCGTTTGGGTCACTTTGGGCACTCACTAGGTTGACGAGGGCCAGTGTGGTGGCGGACCGGACACCAGATTCGGCGAGGAGAGCTGCAGTGGTGCCATCTCCGGCGAGGTTGGTGTTGCCCATCTCTGTGAGATGGGCGGCGATCGCTCCGACCTTAATGCCGAGGTTGGCAATGTCCAGCGACACCCGGGCGGCATGTTCGAGACGAGCCCTGACCTGGTCAGCCGCGTTTGTTGAGTGTTGCTTTCGTT
This window of the Ferrimicrobium sp. genome carries:
- the queC gene encoding 7-cyano-7-deazaguanine synthase QueC, which encodes MNNQPAVVLLSGGLDSTTVLAIAQHQGYDPHALSFDYGQRHSIELRAARRVAQSMGVVNHVITTIDLRIFGGSALTDDIGVPHHRDLGELSDTIPTTYVPARNTIFLSFALALAETIGSSDIFIGVNALDYSGYPDCRPEYIGAYETMANLATKAGVEGEQHLRIHTPLIELPKAEIIKLGLSLGVDYSITHSCYDPDLQGAPCGTCDSCLLRTKGFSEAGLDDPALVEGLR
- a CDS encoding J domain-containing protein, coding for MARSADRTYYEVLGVSRDASQQEIQSAYRRLALQVHPDKGGSAALFQLINDAWTTLSNPEARRAYNVSLDGTAGSETGTNPNGDANRQGARYSDAGYGGGYGGASYHATNANATPQKSSILATKPAELLLGAGLILVLAFPTAATSIGLLAITVGGIAVIGKFRLRREASSRSRFQNDPLTELSGISLFRAELFRGFPIVLGALGILLAAVLSPRRGRRRR
- a CDS encoding cyclodeaminase/cyclohydrolase family protein; protein product: MSDSANLPEYLDITVRDFIAAVAEPKPAPAAGSVAAIAVSMAAALCVKSALLSTRQLMEANDYARAARELLDRANELCQADATAYAEVILAQREERKQHSTNAADQVRARLEHAARVSLDIANLGIKVGAIAAHLTEMGNTNLAGDGTTAALLAESGVRSATTLALVNLVSAQSDPNAYRITELLDLAASYRARALESVAARSQN